The following nucleotide sequence is from Vidua chalybeata isolate OUT-0048 chromosome 33, bVidCha1 merged haplotype, whole genome shotgun sequence.
CGCGCTCGCAGCCCCTCCTCGCGAGGCATCTCCGGGGCTTTTCCTCCCCGTTGGGTTCCTGCGCCGCGGAGCCACTCCAAAGGGcctcttccagcagcttctgccGCGGGGatttctcctccctgctctccacgcccggctcctgctctgggggaggaaggacaaggagaggatgggatttgcctccGGGCCCCAGGCAAGGGCAAGGAGATCCCCGCAGCGCGTCCCCGGCAGGACGGCGGCggcagcagggctgtcctgcagccggGGGCCGTGCCGGGCTGGGACATGGAGCAGCACGGAGGGGGAAAGGGGCGctgacttcctcctcacctgcctggggcTCCCGGgccatcttcctcttcctcgccgccccctcctcctcctcctgctgctgctgctgctgctgctgcatcgGGCCGAGGCTGGGGAgtgggaaatgctgctctggGGGAGAACAAGGGCTGGGCGCGCTGCCTTCGATGGTGCCGCTGCCCGAGCGCGGCTGCACAAGGCAGCGCCCCCCTTCCAGCCTCGGGGGGCCCGGAGCCCGCTCCTCCCCggcctcccccacccctccagccTGCCGGGGGTCCCCGGGCTCCGCCATCGCCCCTCGGCGCTCTCCCCGCTCCGGGGCTCCCGCCTTCCCCGCCGGGGCGAGCTGCCGCTCCCCGCTCACCTGCGGCTGCCGGGCGGGCGATGCCGGCGGAGCCGGGGCAGCTGCGGCCTGAGCGGGGCAACCGCGTGGGCTcggggctgctcctcctcttcctcttcccgctcctcctctttctttgtccctcctcttcctcccgctcctctctttccctttccttttcctcctcctctgtcgctcttcttcctccccctcctcttcctcttcctgctcctcctcctctgtccctcctcttcctcgctCTCCCCTCcgctcccagcccggcccgggcggTGCCGGAAGccctgggagcgctgggagcgatgctgggagcactgggagcgaTCGGGAGAGCAGCGGCAGCGATGCTGAGAGCAgcgggcaggggctgggagcgcTTTCCCTGCCAGTCGCGCtcttactgggagcactgggagggaactgggaggaaaCCGCGCCCGGAGGCGGCCGcagccggcggcgggcggggccaAGCCCAGGGGCGGGGCCATGCAAATCCGGGAGCGATCGCGCGCTGGGATTGGTGGGCGGCAGCAGCGCGGGGTTTGCTCGGTGACGTCAGAGCCGGGGCGGGGCCAGGGAATAGAGGAAAGGCGAGCAGACACAGAATAGGGGGACAGGGAATGAGACTGGGAGTGGGATCCGGactgggatgggagcaggatgGGATCGGGAATGGAGAGAATTGGGAACaggctgggggcacagagggtgacagcagggacagaggaatCCTGCACAGCTGACAGCAGGAACCAGGacgggggacatggggacacctccAGGGCAGGGGCTCCTCCATCAGCTGCCCCAGAACCTCCGCCAGGgtctcccagctcagccagagccGCTGGGCCTGGGGTGCCCAAAGCCCTGAGCAACCCCCAAGTCCCTCCTGGAAACCCTCAGCTCCCTCGGACTCAACATCCCCCTCATCTCCTGGAAGATCCCCCCCACGTCACCAATCCTTGTTAAacttctctatttttaattgaGTTTTGGGTGTTTGAAAAGTacaaaaaggaagcaaaaagaaaatccaggcCACGGGGAGCCGGGAGGACGCAGAACCCCCCAGGCAGGTGTCTTCCCAACACGGATCACCGGGGCTCTGCCCGCCGGGGATCATCCAGCGCGGATCCTCCCGCGGGGGTCGGAGCTGGAGTGGCGCGCGGAGCTCTTCCCGCGCTCGGGGCTCTCGCAGCGCTGCCCTTGTGGTCCCGGCTGCACTGGTGTCTGCTCAGGGTCGAGCTCTGTGAGAAGCTCTTCCCGCACTGCCTgcactcgtagggcctctccccggtgtggacGCGCCGGTGCCTGGCGAGGTGGGAGTTCAGCTTGAAGCCCTTCCCGCAGTCGGGGCAGCGGAAGGGCCTCTCGTCCGTGTGGAAGCGCTGGTGCTTGAGAAGATCACAGCTGGTCCGAAACCTTTTCCCGCACTGCCCgcactcgtagggcctctcctGGGTGTGGGTGCGCCGGTGCCTGGTGAGGGTAAAGTTCTGCTTGAAGCCCTTCCCGCACTCGGGGCAGCGGAAGGGCCTCTCCTGCGCGTGTGAGCGCTGGTGCGGGAGGAGATGGGAGCTGGTGCGGAACCTCTTCTGGCACTGCCCGCACTCGTAcggcctctccccggtgtggcCCCTCTGGTGGACAATCAGGCTGAAGTTCTCGCTGAAGCCCTTCCCGCACTCCCCgcactcgtagggcctctccccggtgtggatcCTCCGGTGGGTGACGAGGACGGAGTTGTGCTTGAAGCCCTTCCCGCAGTCGGGGCAGCGGAAGGGCCTCTCGTCCGTGTGGATGCGCTGGTGCACGAGGAGATCAGAGGTGCTCTGGAACCTCTTCCTGCATTTGCCgcactcgtagggcctctccccggtgtggacGCGCCGGTGCCTGGTGAGGGTGGAGCTGCGGTTGAAGCTCTTGCCGCAGTCGGGGCAGCGGAAGGGCCTCTCGTCAGTGTGAGAGCGCTGGTGCTCAACGAGGTGACTGCTGCCCCGAAACCTCTTCTGGCACTgcccacactcgtagggcctctccccggtgtggcCCCTCTGGTGCACAATCAGGTTGGTGCTCCCTCTGAAGCTCTTCCCGCACTCCCCACACTtgtagggcctctccccggtgtggatcctctggtggaCGTTCAGGCTGGACCTCAAcctgaagcccttcccacactccccacacctgtagggcctctccccgctgtggatcctctggtggaTGACCAGCTCGGATTTCCGCCTGAAGCTCTTCCCGCACTCCGAGCACTCGTGGGGCTTCTCCCCATCCTGGAGCGGCTCGTGGACCCCCAGCTCCGAGCTCCGGCCGCCTCCCCGGCCCGGGCTGGCTCTTTCCCCCTGCGATCCCCGCCATCTGCGCTCGCAGCCCCTCCTCGCGAGGCATCTCCGGGGCTTTTCCTCCCCGTTGGGTTCCTGCGCCGCGGAGCCGCTCCAAAGGGcctcttccagcagcttctgccGCGGGGatttctcctccctgctctccacgcccggctcctgctctgggggaggaaggacaaggagaggatgggatttgcctccGGGCCCCAGGCAAGGGCAAGGAGATCCCCGCAGCGCGTCCCCGGCAGGACGGCGGCggcagcagggctgtcctgcagccggGGGCCGTGCCGGGCTGGGACATGGAGCAGCACGGAGGGGGAAAGGGGCGctgacttcctcctcacctgcctggggcTCCCGGgccatcttcctcttcctcgccgccccctcctcctcctcctgctgctgctgctgctgctgctgcatcgGGCCGAGGCTGGGGAgtgggaaatgctgctctggGGGAGAACAAGGGCTGGGCGCGCTGCCTTCGATGGTGCCGCTGCCCGAGCGCGGCTGCACAAGGCAGCGCCCCCCTTCCAGCCTCGGGGGGCCCGGAGCCCGCTCCTCCCCggcctcccccacccctccagccTGCCGGGGGTCCCCGGGCTCCGCCATCGCCCCTCGGCGCTCTCCCCGCTCCGGGGCTCCCGCCTTCCCCGCCGGGGCGAGCTGCCGCTCCCCGCTCACCTGCGGCTGCCGGGCGGGCGATGCCGGCGGAGCCGGGGCAGCTGCGGCCTGAGCGGGGCAACCGCGTGGGCTcggggctgctcctcctcttcctcttcccgctcctcctcttcctcttcccgctcctcctcttcctcttcccgctcctcctcttcctcttcccgctcctcctcttcttcttcccgctcctcctcttcctcccgctcctctctttccctttccttttcctcctcctctgtcgCTCTTCTTCCTCCcgttcctcttcctcttcttactcctccttctctccctcctcctccttctcctctgtccCCCCTCTTCCTCGCgctcctcttcctgctcctgctcctccttctccccctcctcctcttcccgctcctcctcttcctcccactcctctctttccctttccttttcctcctcctctgtcgctcctcttcctcccgctcctcttcctcttcctgctcctgcttctccccctcctcctcctcctctgtccctcctcttcctcgcgCTCCCCTCcgctcccagcccggcccgggcggTGCCGGAAgccctgggagcactgggagcgatgctgggagcactgggagcgaTCGGGAGAGCAGCGGCAGCGATGCTGAGAGCAgcgggcaggggctgggagcgcTTTCCCTGCCAGTCGCGCtcttactgggagcactgggagggaactgggaggaaaCCGCGCCCGGAGGCGGCCGCAGCCGGCGGCGGGGAGGGCGTGGTTATGCAAATATAGTTGAACCCCGCGCTGTGATTGGCGGGTGCCGCGCAGTGCTTTGCGTGAGTTTTGGGCGTGGTTAtgcaaatgtttcatttcactgGAGTATTGGGGTTTAAATGTGGGCGTGGTTATGCAAATGAAGATCggttctctgtgtgtgtgtgtgtgtgtgtgtgtgcccccACATCGTCActctgggacccccccccaatttcgggtcctcccctcccccacagCCGCAGGGATTCTCACCGGgggggggaaattttggggacccccctgAAGTTTGGGCTTCCCACCCCCAAAGACCttcaggaccccccaaatccccccaggaccccccagtTCACCCCAGGGGTCTCTGGGGACCCCCAGTTCTCCTCCGCGGGGATGATTTTAGGGGTGGGGGTCggcccggggacccccccgcgGGGCTCGGTACCGGCCAGGACCGGGCCGTGGGTCCGGGGGGAACCAGCCGGGGCCGTGGGGAgagtcccgggggtccccggtGCTCGGTGCCGGAGCGCAACGCCCGCGCCGGGGGTCCCCGGTGGGTCTGGGGTCCGGTGCTGCAGCTTGGAATGAGAGCGAGGGGTCTCCGGTCCGTCCGGGGGGTTCCCGGTGCTCGGTACCGGAGCTCGGAGCCGCTTCTGGAGGTCCTTGTTGGGCTCCCGGTGCTCGGTACCGGAGCTCGGAGCTCGGTCGGTGCGGTCCCGGTGTCCGGTCCCGGAGCTCGGAGCCCGCTTCGGGCCGTGCCGGTTCCCGGTACCGGAGCTCGGAGCCCAGGCCTGGTGTTGCCGGTGCTCGGTCCCGGAGGTCAGAACCCCGTCCGGGCCGTTGCGATGCTCGGTACCGGAGGTCAGAACCCGGTCCGGGCGGTACCGGAGCTCGGAGCCCCCCGCCCTGGGGACACTCCGGGGTGCCACCCCCCTCCTCGGTGACATCCCGAGGTGCCACCCCACTTTGGTGACaccccggggtgtcccccctCCTTGGTGACATCCCGAGGTGCCACCTTCCTATGGTGACACCCCAAGGTGTTGCCCCCCCCGGCGACATCCCGAGGTGTCCCCCCACTTTGGTGACATCCCGAGGTGTCCCCCCACCTTGGTGACATCCCGAGGTGTCCCGCTCCTTGGTGACatcccggggtgtcccccccccccccttggTGACATCCCGAGGTGTCCCGCTCCTTGGTGACatcccggggtgtcccccccccccccttggTGACATCCCGGGGTGTCCCGCTCCTTGGTGACATCCCGGGGTGTCACCCCCCACTTTGGTGACACCCCGAGGTGTCCCCTCCCTATGGTGACATCCCGGGGTGCCGCCCCCCCTCCTTGGTGACatcccggggtgtcccccccgCTCGGTGTCATCCCGAGGTGCCACCCCCGCCCTTTGTGACATCCCGAGGTGCCACCCCCCGCTCGGTGTCACCCCGGGGTGTTCCCCCCCCCCGGTGACACCCCGAGGTGTCCCCCTCCCGGTGACATCCCGAGGTGCCACCCCCCAGTTTGGTGACACCCTGAGGTGTCCCCCACCCTCGGTGCCACCCCGAGGTGTCCCCCTCCCGGTGCCACCCCGAGGTGCCACCCCCCGCTCGGTGTCACCCCGAGGTGTCCCCCTCCCGGTGACATCCCGAGGTGCCACCCCCCGCTCGGTGTCACCCCGGGTGTCCCCCCCCGTCCCCCGCTGGTGACCCCGCTCCCGGTGCCACCACGTGAGCGCTGATCCCGTTAAGCGCCTTTggccggggggggggaggtGACACCATGGCCACCCCCCGCACTGTCCTTGTCACCGGCTGCTCCTCGGGCATCGGCCTGGCCGTGGCCGTGCAGCTCGCCAGGGACCCCCAGAAGCGATACCTGGGTGAGGGGGGGTCCCCAAgggtccccaaatgtccccagggGTCCCCAAGGGTCCCCAAGGCGGGAGGGGGACACGGGAAATagcgggggggagggggggacaccccgggatTGTCCCCAAGgcgggagggaaggggggggacaccccgggggggacaggggagggtccccaagtgtccccaagggtccccaaatgtccccagggGTCCCCAAGGGTCCCCAAGGTGGGAGGGGGATACGGGAAATAGCgggagggaaaggggggggacaccccgggatTGTCCCCAAGgcgggagggaaggggggggacaccccgggggggacagggggacacctCGGGGGGACCCCAAATGGCCCCGAGGGaccccaagtgtccccaggggtccccAAGGGTCCCCAAGGGTCCCCAAGCTGGGAGGGGGACACGGGAAATGccgtggggggaggggggggacaccccgggatTGTCCCCAAGGcgagaggggaaggggggggacaccccgggagGGTCAGGGGGACACCCCGGGAGGACCCCAAATGGCCCCGAGGgaccccaaatgtccccagggGGTCCCCAAGGGTCCCCAAGGTGGGAGGGGGACACGGGAAATAgcgggaggggaagggggggaacACCCCGGGAGgaccccaaatgtccccaaatgttcccaagtgtccccaaatgtccccagggGTCCCCAAGGCGGGAGGGGGACACGGGAAATAgcgggagggaagggggggacaccccgggatTGTCCCCAAggcgggaggggaggggggggacaccccgggagGGTCAGGGGGACACcccgggaggggaggggagggtccccaaatgtccccaagtgtccccaagggtccccaaatgtccccaagggaccccaaatgtccccagggGTCCCCAAGGGTCCCCAAGGTGGGAGGAGGACACGGGAAATAGCgggagggaaaggggggggacaccccgggatTGTCCCCAAGgcggtttttggggtccctgatgggtttttggggtccgCAATGGTGGCCACCATGCGGGACCTGTCCCGGGCAGTTTCTGGGGTCTCgaatgggatttttgggattattttgggattattttgggattttttggggtgcAGTCGTGGCCACCATGCGGGACCTGTCCCGGGGTCTCgaatgggatttttgggattattttgggattattttgggattattttgggatttttcggGGTGCAGTCGTGGCCACCATGCGGGACCTGTCCCGGGGTCTctaatgggatttttgggattattttgggattattttgggatttttcggGGTGCAGTCGTGGCCACCATGCGGGACCTGTCCCGGGGTCTCgaatgggatttttgggattattttgggattattttgggatttttcggGGTGCAGTCGTGGCCACCATGCGGGACCTGTCGCGCCGCGGGCCGCTggaggcggcggccggggccgcgctcGGGGACACGCTGCGCATCCTGCGCCTCGATGTCACCAGCGACAGCTCCGTGGCCGAGTGCCTGCGGGAGGTGCCGGGGGGGCGCGTGGACGTCGTGGGTGAGGAAATTCCGGGGAtcttggggggatttgggggattctggcgagttttggggattttttgggagttttttggggaattttggggagttttggggagtttttgggAGGTTTATAGTGGAATTTGGGGgagtttttggggatttttggggattttgggggaggttttaggggatttttggggattttgagaagtttttggggagtttttggggagtttttggggattttgggggaggttttaggggatttttggggattttggggggagtttttgggggagttttttgggatttttggggattttgggggaggttttaggggatttttggggattttggggagtttttggggagctttggggagtttttggggattttgggggagtttttggggatttttggggattttggggatttttggggagtttttgggaggttttgaggattttgggggaggttttaggggatttttggggatttggggggagtttttgggagttttttgggattttgggggattttgggggaggttttaggggattttgagggatttggggggagttttggggagttttttgggattttggggagtttttggggatttttggggatttttgggagttttttggggatttttgggaggttttaggggattttggggtttttgggggaggttttaggggatttttggggaattttggggagtttgggggaggttttaggggatttttggggagtttgggggagtttttggggatttttggggagtttttgggAGGTTTATAGTGGAatttggggagtttttggggaattttggggagtttgggggaggttttggggattttgggggaggttttaggggattttgggggattttggg
It contains:
- the LOC128802087 gene encoding zinc finger protein 883-like; this translates as MQQQQQQQQEEEEGAARKRKMAREPQAEQEPGVESREEKSPRQKLLEEALWSGSAAQEPNGEEKPRRCLARRGCERRWRGSQGERASPGRGGGRSSELGVHEPLQDGEKPHECSECGKSFRRKSELVIHQRIHSGERPYRCGECGKGFRLRSSLNVHQRIHTGERPYKCGECGKSFRGSTNLIVHQRGHTGERPYECGQCQKRFRGSSHLVEHQRSHTDERPFRCPDCGKSFNRSSTLTRHRRVHTGERPYECGKCRKRFQSTSDLLVHQRIHTDERPFRCPDCGKGFKHNSVLVTHRRIHTGERPYECGECGKGFSENFSLIVHQRGHTGERPYECGQCQKRFRTSSHLLPHQRSHAQERPFRCPECGKGFKQNFTLTRHRRTHTQERPYECGQCGKRFRTSCDLLKHQRFHTDERPFRCPDCGKGFKLNSHLARHRRVHTGERPYECRQCGKSFSQSSTLSRHQCSRDHKGSAARAPSAGRAPRATPAPTPAGGSALDDPRRAEPR